Proteins from a genomic interval of Bacteroides sp. AN502(2024):
- a CDS encoding IS1182 family transposase, which translates to MTKIHFRPYIPNQTVLFPGRIDEDIAENDPVRMVDVLVESLNLEGFRKLYKECGRSAYHPRMMLKVILYAYMNNIYSCRKIEKLLHRDIHYIWLAGYEKPDFITINRFRNRVKKEINEVFTQTVLLLSSKGFISLNVEYIDGTKIESKANKYTFVWRKTVERNRERLMKKIHVLLGQIDEFIAQEKSSETNEGIEFTPTMLTEMAGELRNALAQAPDPCTKEEKTALKKKRKQLKELEEHRDKLQEYDGHLENLQARNSYSKTDKDATFMRMKEDAMRNGQTKPGYNLQIGTENQFITDFALFSNPTDTLTMIPFLQSFSGRYDRLAHMVVADSGYGSEENYRFMSENDMEAYVKYNYFHMEQRPGFKPNPFKAENFYYNEEHDYCICPMGQKMRRTGTGHVKTASGYVSENARYRAVRCEGCPLRCLCFKAKGNRTIELNHRLRKYRQKAKELLCSEEGLKHRGQRCIEPEAVFGQIKYNMNYKRFRHFGKEKVFMDFAFLAIAFNIKKMCAKMRKEGIDWMIKLFYKLVPALFRWGEHIYQTNLQKSAA; encoded by the coding sequence ATGACAAAGATACATTTTCGTCCTTACATTCCCAACCAAACAGTGCTTTTTCCTGGGAGAATCGATGAGGATATTGCAGAAAACGATCCGGTTCGCATGGTTGACGTTCTGGTTGAAAGCCTGAATCTTGAAGGTTTCAGAAAGTTATACAAGGAATGCGGCCGTAGTGCTTACCATCCCCGAATGATGCTCAAGGTTATTCTGTATGCCTACATGAACAACATCTACTCCTGCCGGAAAATAGAAAAGCTACTCCATCGTGATATCCATTATATATGGCTGGCCGGATACGAGAAACCGGATTTCATTACCATCAACCGATTCCGCAACCGGGTGAAGAAGGAAATCAACGAGGTGTTTACCCAAACCGTACTTCTGCTTTCTTCCAAAGGTTTCATCAGCCTGAATGTGGAATACATTGACGGTACAAAAATCGAATCCAAGGCAAACAAGTACACTTTCGTCTGGAGAAAAACGGTCGAACGGAACCGTGAACGCCTGATGAAGAAAATACATGTACTATTAGGTCAGATAGACGAGTTCATCGCTCAGGAGAAATCATCAGAGACCAATGAGGGGATAGAGTTTACTCCGACTATGCTGACCGAAATGGCGGGAGAATTACGTAATGCACTTGCACAGGCTCCCGATCCTTGCACGAAAGAGGAAAAGACTGCACTGAAAAAGAAACGCAAACAGCTCAAGGAGCTGGAAGAACACAGAGATAAACTGCAGGAATACGACGGTCATCTGGAAAATCTGCAAGCTCGCAACTCCTATTCCAAGACAGACAAGGATGCCACTTTTATGAGGATGAAGGAGGACGCCATGCGTAACGGGCAGACAAAACCCGGCTACAACCTTCAGATCGGTACCGAGAACCAATTCATTACCGACTTCGCTCTTTTCTCCAATCCTACGGATACACTGACCATGATACCTTTCCTGCAATCCTTTTCAGGCAGATACGACAGATTGGCCCATATGGTGGTTGCCGACTCCGGATATGGTTCTGAGGAAAATTACCGTTTCATGTCTGAAAACGATATGGAAGCCTACGTCAAATACAACTACTTCCACATGGAACAGCGACCCGGATTCAAACCGAATCCGTTCAAGGCCGAAAACTTCTATTACAATGAAGAACATGACTATTGCATCTGCCCCATGGGACAAAAGATGCGGAGGACAGGAACCGGGCATGTGAAAACTGCATCCGGATATGTAAGCGAAAATGCCAGGTACAGAGCCGTCAGATGTGAAGGGTGTCCGTTGAGATGTCTATGTTTTAAGGCAAAGGGAAACAGGACAATAGAACTGAATCACAGACTCAGGAAATACAGGCAGAAAGCCAAAGAATTACTATGTTCCGAAGAAGGACTGAAACACAGAGGGCAAAGATGTATAGAACCGGAAGCTGTGTTCGGGCAAATAAAATATAATATGAACTACAAACGTTTCCGCCATTTTGGAAAGGAGAAGGTCTTTATGGACTTCGCATTCTTGGCCATTGCCTTCAATATAAAAAAGATGTGTGCAAAAATGAGAAAAGAAGGTATAGACTGGATGATTAAACTGTTTTATAAACTTGTACCCGCTCTTTTCAGATGGGGGGAACACATTTATCAAACAAATCTTCAAAAGAGCGCAGCTTGA